In one window of Candidatus Binatia bacterium DNA:
- a CDS encoding HAD family hydrolase, which yields MRIRKGSSHELPPVGLRAVVLDCDGVLFDSWSANLAYYNAILRDLGYPPMTPELAELAHRGSSAQFFAHVFQGDEEKIARAKEVAAATDYEPFYRLMRPVPSLHRVLQTLRARYRLAMATNRGYTAQEIVRRFGLTEYLETTVGVRDVERPKPYPDMLLLCLQRLGVEAHEAVYVGDAESDWQAAQAAGMHFVALGGIAVPAPRIQTLEELPAVVEELARHAGRQRLRNDEAVRAR from the coding sequence ATGAGAATTCGCAAAGGCTCCTCGCACGAGCTTCCCCCCGTGGGGCTGCGAGCCGTTGTGCTCGATTGCGACGGTGTGCTGTTCGATTCGTGGTCAGCAAATTTGGCGTACTACAACGCCATTTTGCGGGATTTGGGTTATCCGCCCATGACTCCGGAATTGGCCGAGCTTGCCCACCGTGGCTCGTCGGCACAATTCTTCGCCCACGTGTTCCAAGGCGACGAAGAAAAAATTGCACGGGCGAAGGAAGTGGCGGCGGCGACAGACTACGAGCCGTTCTATCGCCTCATGCGGCCGGTGCCGTCGCTTCATCGCGTGCTGCAAACCCTGCGCGCCCGCTACCGTTTGGCGATGGCGACCAATCGCGGCTACACCGCGCAGGAAATCGTGCGGCGGTTTGGCCTGACCGAATACCTCGAGACTACCGTTGGAGTGCGCGACGTCGAGCGGCCAAAACCGTATCCGGACATGTTGCTGCTATGCTTGCAGCGGCTCGGCGTGGAGGCGCACGAAGCAGTGTACGTAGGAGACGCCGAGTCCGATTGGCAGGCAGCGCAAGCCGCAGGGATGCACTTTGTCGCTCTTGGCGGAATTGCCGTGCCGGCGCCCCGCATCCAGACCTTAGAGGAGTTGCCAGCCGTGGTCGAAGAACTCGCTCGCCATGCTGGCCGCCAAAGGTTACGCAACGACGAGGCGGTTCGAGCTCGTTGA
- a CDS encoding archaeosortase/exosortase family protein: protein MRRPIIRFVSIFFGCLWAFSAFAAVSGLQNRLAPIERAIASVAASLAQLAGSKANVVSGNIIVTESASLEVNHECTGLFVFVVLFSFILAYPAPWQQKVAGMILGVALLSAVNVARIAMLVRLVEFYPSLFDYFHEYVWQGVFLMLVTLYAMAWVERARPT from the coding sequence ATGCGTAGACCAATTATCAGGTTCGTGTCGATCTTTTTCGGCTGTTTGTGGGCGTTTAGCGCCTTCGCGGCAGTTAGCGGCTTGCAAAACCGGCTAGCGCCCATTGAGCGCGCGATTGCGAGTGTAGCAGCATCGCTCGCCCAGCTCGCTGGCTCAAAGGCCAACGTTGTCAGCGGCAACATCATCGTGACGGAGAGCGCGAGCCTAGAGGTCAATCACGAGTGCACGGGGTTGTTCGTCTTTGTCGTGCTCTTCAGCTTCATCCTCGCTTACCCGGCACCGTGGCAGCAAAAGGTCGCCGGCATGATTCTCGGGGTGGCGCTTCTATCCGCGGTGAATGTTGCCCGCATTGCCATGTTGGTGCGCTTGGTGGAGTTCTATCCCAGCCTCTTCGATTATTTTCACGAATACGTTTGGCAGGGAGTGTTTTTGATGTTGGTGACCCTGTACGCCATGGCCTGGGTGGAGCGGGCACGCCCAACATGA
- a CDS encoding steroid 3-ketoacyl-CoA thiolase — MQEVFIIEAARSPIGRRKGGLAGLHPAALLGKIQRAVLERAGVEPRQVGQVVGGCVSQVGEQSFNIARTAWLGEGLPMEVPATTVDSQCGSSQQATSLAAGLIGAGIEDVVLACGVEMMTRVPLGSNMRGGSPFPPSYAEHYAFATQFQGAEMIAKEFGITREDTDRFGLRSQVLANQAWREGRFTREVVPVEAPVVDENGNPTGETRRVERDEGLRETSLEKLAALQPVEPGGIHTAGTSSQVSDGAAAVLLASPEGVKRLGLKPRARIVATTLVGVDPVTMLKGPIPATRKLLQLTGLRMDEIDVFEVNEAFASVVLAWMKACEPNPERVNPNGGAIALGHPTGCTGARLITTALHELERTGGRYALISMCCGGGLGTGTIIERL, encoded by the coding sequence ATGCAAGAGGTTTTCATTATCGAGGCGGCGCGCAGTCCCATTGGCCGGCGAAAGGGTGGCTTGGCAGGTTTGCATCCCGCCGCCTTGCTCGGGAAGATCCAGCGAGCGGTACTGGAGCGCGCTGGGGTAGAGCCGCGGCAAGTGGGTCAAGTGGTTGGCGGCTGTGTGTCGCAAGTGGGTGAGCAATCCTTCAACATCGCCCGTACCGCCTGGCTGGGGGAAGGCCTTCCCATGGAAGTGCCGGCGACGACGGTGGACAGCCAGTGCGGGTCGAGCCAGCAGGCAACGTCCTTAGCTGCCGGGCTCATTGGGGCCGGCATCGAAGATGTGGTGCTGGCCTGTGGGGTGGAAATGATGACGCGCGTGCCGTTGGGTTCGAACATGCGTGGCGGGTCGCCATTTCCCCCTTCGTACGCCGAACACTACGCCTTTGCCACGCAGTTCCAAGGTGCGGAGATGATTGCCAAAGAGTTCGGCATCACCCGCGAAGATACGGACCGCTTCGGCCTGCGCAGCCAAGTGCTTGCCAACCAAGCCTGGCGCGAGGGCCGCTTCACACGTGAGGTGGTTCCCGTGGAGGCACCGGTGGTCGACGAAAACGGCAACCCCACTGGTGAGACGCGCCGCGTGGAGCGCGACGAAGGGCTGCGGGAAACGTCGCTGGAAAAACTGGCGGCTTTGCAACCCGTAGAGCCAGGGGGCATTCACACTGCTGGTACCTCTTCGCAAGTGTCCGATGGCGCGGCTGCCGTGCTGTTGGCATCTCCAGAGGGCGTAAAGCGCCTCGGCCTGAAGCCGCGCGCGCGAATTGTGGCGACGACGTTGGTGGGAGTGGACCCAGTAACAATGCTCAAGGGACCCATCCCGGCCACGCGCAAGCTCTTGCAACTGACCGGGCTTCGCATGGACGAGATCGATGTTTTCGAGGTCAACGAGGCGTTTGCCTCGGTCGTGCTCGCGTGGATGAAAGCGTGCGAGCCGAATCCAGAGCGCGTGAACCCCAACGGCGGCGCGATTGCCCTCGGCCATCCTACGGGTTGTACGGGAGCGCGGCTCATTACCACCGCACTTCATGAACTCGAGCGGACCGGTGGGCGTTATGCCCTCATTTCCATGTGCTGTGGTGGTGGACTCGGCACGGGAACCATCATCGAGCGTCTCTGA
- a CDS encoding heavy metal-responsive transcriptional regulator encodes MIGLKVGEVAKRAGVNLQTIRYYERRGLLTKPPRTAANYRAYPEDTVLRVRFIERAQQLGFTLKELQELLSLRAAPRTRCADVRRRAQRKVQDIDEKLRTLQSMRRALVKLIDECAGNAPVSECLILEALDLGDND; translated from the coding sequence ATGATTGGACTCAAAGTCGGCGAGGTCGCCAAGCGGGCAGGAGTGAACCTGCAAACCATCCGGTACTATGAACGCCGTGGCTTGCTTACCAAGCCGCCGCGCACCGCGGCAAATTACCGGGCGTACCCTGAGGACACCGTGCTGCGGGTGCGCTTCATCGAGCGAGCTCAACAACTGGGGTTCACCCTGAAGGAACTCCAGGAGCTCCTGTCGCTGCGCGCCGCGCCCCGGACGCGGTGCGCGGATGTGCGCCGGCGTGCGCAGCGCAAGGTGCAGGACATCGACGAGAAGCTGCGCACGTTGCAGTCGATGCGCCGGGCACTCGTCAAGCTCATCGATGAATGCGCGGGAAACGCCCCCGTGAGCGAATGCCTGATTCTCGAGGCGCTCGATCTGGGTGACAACGATTGA
- a CDS encoding SDR family NAD(P)-dependent oxidoreductase, with translation MTSDKFAGRVAVITGGAGGIGRAMAEEFLRRGARVVLADLDRAALDRTVAELSGNGGQVAGVVTDVTSLASVRALADEVRRQFGAVHLLCNNAGVAVFGPLREASHEDWEFTMSVNFWGVVHGIEVFLPWLVEQGTGGHILNTASMAGLVGMEWLGIYCASKFAVVGLSEALYRELKPLGIGVSVLCPMIVDTRINENSARLRPAHLRTPGVEPLVPPAEAMKGGVISPAEVARRVVRGIERGDLYILTHPEQREILRRRAERLDRMFEPDLW, from the coding sequence ATGACCAGCGATAAGTTTGCCGGCCGCGTGGCGGTCATTACTGGCGGGGCGGGTGGCATCGGCCGTGCCATGGCGGAGGAGTTTTTGCGCCGCGGTGCGCGGGTGGTGCTGGCCGACCTCGATCGCGCGGCACTCGATCGCACCGTGGCCGAACTTAGCGGCAACGGCGGGCAAGTCGCCGGGGTGGTGACGGATGTCACCTCGCTCGCCAGCGTGCGCGCGCTTGCGGACGAGGTTCGCCGGCAGTTCGGCGCCGTGCACCTGCTATGCAATAACGCCGGCGTGGCGGTGTTCGGTCCGCTGCGCGAGGCCAGCCATGAAGACTGGGAGTTCACCATGAGTGTGAACTTTTGGGGCGTAGTGCACGGCATCGAAGTGTTCCTCCCTTGGCTAGTGGAGCAAGGAACCGGTGGTCACATTTTGAACACCGCCAGCATGGCAGGACTGGTGGGGATGGAATGGCTGGGCATTTACTGTGCCTCGAAATTTGCGGTGGTTGGGTTGAGCGAAGCCCTCTATCGGGAACTCAAGCCCTTGGGAATTGGCGTCAGTGTGTTGTGCCCGATGATTGTCGACACACGGATCAACGAAAACTCGGCGCGGCTCCGCCCCGCGCACTTGCGCACGCCCGGGGTGGAGCCGTTGGTGCCGCCGGCCGAAGCCATGAAGGGTGGTGTGATTTCTCCGGCCGAAGTGGCGCGACGCGTGGTGCGCGGCATCGAGCGGGGTGACCTTTACATTCTGACCCATCCGGAACAGCGCGAGATTTTGCGGCGACGCGCCGAACGTTTGGACCGCATGTTCGAACCCGACTTATGGTGA
- a CDS encoding phosphoribosylaminoimidazolesuccinocarboxamide synthase yields the protein MEKRELLYEGKAKKVYATANPDLVIQYFKDDATAFNAQKRGTIASKGVRNNAISAALFAYLEQHGVPTHFVRTLSEREMLVRRLEIVPVEVVVRNIIAGSLAKRLGLEEGRDLPGPILEHYYKNDALGDPLINPWHITVLGFASETELEEINRQALRVNELLREFLQPRGLLLVDFKLEFGRHHGRLLLGDEISPDTCRFWDATTREKLDKDRFRFDLGNVEGAYAEVHRRICET from the coding sequence ATGGAAAAGCGCGAACTATTGTACGAAGGGAAAGCCAAGAAGGTTTACGCCACTGCGAATCCGGACTTGGTGATTCAGTATTTCAAAGACGACGCCACTGCCTTTAACGCCCAAAAGCGCGGCACGATCGCTTCCAAGGGAGTGCGAAACAACGCCATCAGTGCCGCGCTGTTCGCGTATCTCGAACAGCACGGAGTGCCCACGCACTTCGTGCGCACGTTGAGTGAGCGCGAGATGCTCGTGCGGCGATTGGAAATTGTACCTGTGGAGGTGGTGGTGCGGAATATCATCGCGGGTAGCTTGGCCAAGCGGCTAGGACTCGAAGAAGGCCGCGATCTCCCTGGCCCGATCTTGGAACACTACTACAAGAACGATGCACTCGGCGACCCGCTGATTAACCCCTGGCATATCACCGTGCTGGGATTTGCCAGCGAGACCGAGCTCGAGGAAATCAACCGCCAAGCGCTGAGGGTCAACGAGTTGCTGCGCGAATTTTTGCAGCCGCGGGGGTTGCTGCTTGTGGATTTCAAACTCGAATTCGGCCGCCATCACGGACGGTTGCTGCTCGGCGACGAGATCAGCCCGGATACCTGCCGTTTTTGGGATGCCACCACCCGCGAAAAACTGGACAAGGACCGTTTCCGTTTCGACTTAGGCAACGTCGAGGGCGCTTACGCGGAGGTGCATCGCCGCATTTGTGAAACATGA
- the dut gene encoding dUTP diphosphatase translates to MKSASVTPEAKQRQEDAKAAVASLRVPIQRVRAEAEALPLPSYATAGAAGLDLYAALSSPLTLAPGARCLVPTGIAIALPLGYEGQVRPRSGWAWRTGVTLLNTPGTIDADYRGEIQVILVNLGQEAVTIQPGDRIAQLVVAPVSRVEWEEVATLEPTTRGAGGFGHTGK, encoded by the coding sequence ATGAAATCGGCCTCGGTCACGCCCGAAGCAAAGCAGCGGCAAGAAGACGCGAAGGCAGCAGTAGCCTCGCTACGGGTGCCGATTCAGCGGGTGCGAGCGGAAGCCGAAGCGCTGCCGCTCCCGTCATACGCCACCGCGGGTGCGGCGGGGCTCGACTTGTATGCTGCGCTCTCCTCGCCGCTCACCCTCGCGCCGGGCGCGCGCTGCCTCGTACCCACCGGGATCGCCATCGCGTTGCCCCTGGGATACGAAGGGCAGGTGCGACCCCGCTCGGGATGGGCATGGCGTACCGGCGTGACTTTGCTGAACACGCCGGGAACGATCGATGCCGACTATCGCGGAGAAATTCAGGTGATTCTCGTCAACCTTGGGCAAGAAGCCGTCACCATCCAGCCGGGTGACCGCATTGCCCAACTTGTGGTTGCACCCGTAAGCCGAGTGGAATGGGAGGAAGTTGCCACCCTCGAACCCACAACCCGGGGCGCGGGCGGCTTCGGCCATACCGGCAAGTGA
- a CDS encoding 23S rRNA (adenine(2503)-C(2))-methyltransferase RlmN — translation MGIAGGDPTTARRRYADSVRAVRADGLPALVRQCADGDLLKFAMRAADGAEVESVIIPMESYRGARWRTLCLSTQVGCRMGCTFCETGRMGLLRNLTASEIIAQRLLARGLLAERGEYEGSPYRYDGDGIRNLVFMGMGEPLDNFEQLARAIEILSDPGGLGFPLSHMTVSTVGVRSGLEKLAQWVRQDPQRQKLRLAISLHAADDELRSLLVPINRAVPLAELKQLLLAYPLTPRGLFLIQYVLLRGVNDSPEHARQLAAWCRDLPCVVNLIPYNPQRLPRYESPREETVLVFLQTLRQHGIFAKRRRTQGQQLAAACGQLATNTAKMGRYTRLGALSS, via the coding sequence GTGGGCATTGCCGGCGGCGACCCGACGACGGCTCGCCGCCGCTATGCCGATAGTGTTCGGGCGGTGCGCGCGGACGGCTTGCCTGCGTTGGTGCGTCAGTGTGCCGACGGTGATTTGCTGAAATTTGCCATGCGTGCGGCCGACGGTGCCGAGGTCGAAAGCGTGATCATTCCTATGGAAAGCTACCGCGGTGCCCGTTGGCGAACTCTCTGCCTTTCGACTCAAGTGGGCTGCCGCATGGGCTGCACGTTTTGCGAAACTGGCCGCATGGGCTTGCTCCGCAATCTCACGGCTTCGGAAATCATTGCGCAGCGCTTGCTAGCGCGCGGGCTGCTGGCCGAGCGTGGCGAGTACGAGGGGAGCCCGTATCGCTACGATGGCGATGGCATCCGCAATCTCGTGTTTATGGGGATGGGCGAGCCGTTGGACAATTTCGAGCAGCTTGCTCGGGCGATCGAAATCTTGTCCGACCCAGGCGGCCTTGGCTTCCCGTTGTCGCACATGACCGTGTCCACCGTCGGCGTGCGCAGCGGCTTAGAGAAGCTCGCCCAATGGGTTCGGCAGGATCCACAACGGCAGAAACTCCGCTTGGCGATTTCCTTGCACGCCGCTGACGATGAATTGCGGAGCCTCCTCGTGCCCATCAATCGCGCCGTGCCCCTGGCGGAACTGAAACAGCTCTTGCTCGCCTACCCGCTTACGCCCCGTGGGCTGTTCTTGATTCAGTACGTGTTGTTGCGCGGGGTGAACGACTCGCCGGAGCACGCGCGGCAGTTGGCCGCTTGGTGTCGCGACCTGCCTTGCGTTGTCAATCTCATCCCCTACAACCCGCAGCGCCTCCCACGATATGAGTCCCCGCGTGAAGAGACCGTGCTGGTGTTCTTACAAACGCTCCGTCAGCACGGCATCTTTGCCAAGCGGCGGCGCACCCAAGGGCAACAGCTGGCCGCCGCTTGCGGTCAGTTAGCGACCAATACGGCAAAGATGGGCCGCTACACTCGGTTAGGCGCCCTCTCTTCGTAA
- a CDS encoding SDR family oxidoreductase translates to MKNLFDVSGKVALVTGGSRGIGAMIARGFVENGVKVYISSRKADACARTAEELSRYGTCLALPADLSTEAECRRLAEEIAAREAQLHILVNNAGANWGAPLQEYPDSAWDKVLALNVKAVFHLTRALLPQLEAAARPGDPARVINIGSIDGLRVPLLETYAYSASKAAVHHLTRVLAMQLAARNITVNAVAPGPFESKMMAATLERFRDAIIAACPLGRIGEPEDMAGIAIYLASRAGAYVTGAVIPVDGGLSVR, encoded by the coding sequence ATGAAGAACCTCTTCGACGTCTCCGGCAAGGTGGCGCTCGTCACCGGCGGCTCGCGCGGCATTGGCGCCATGATTGCCCGCGGCTTCGTGGAGAATGGGGTGAAGGTGTACATTTCCTCCCGCAAGGCCGATGCCTGCGCCCGCACAGCCGAAGAGTTGTCGCGCTACGGCACCTGTCTCGCGCTGCCGGCGGATCTCTCCACAGAAGCAGAATGCCGCCGCTTAGCGGAGGAAATTGCGGCACGAGAGGCTCAGCTCCACATCCTGGTCAACAACGCGGGCGCCAACTGGGGGGCACCGCTGCAGGAATATCCTGACAGCGCTTGGGACAAAGTGCTGGCGCTCAACGTCAAGGCCGTCTTCCACCTCACCCGTGCGCTTCTGCCGCAACTGGAGGCGGCGGCCCGGCCTGGCGACCCAGCGCGCGTGATCAATATTGGCTCCATCGACGGTCTCCGCGTGCCGCTACTGGAAACCTACGCATACTCCGCCAGCAAAGCTGCGGTGCATCACCTTACCCGCGTGCTCGCCATGCAACTGGCGGCGCGGAACATTACCGTGAACGCGGTCGCTCCAGGCCCGTTCGAAAGCAAAATGATGGCCGCCACACTCGAGCGCTTTCGCGACGCAATCATTGCTGCCTGCCCGCTCGGACGCATCGGCGAACCGGAAGACATGGCTGGCATCGCGATCTACTTAGCGTCGCGTGCTGGAGCGTATGTCACTGGTGCAGTCATTCCGGTCGACGGCGGCTTGAGTGTGCGGTGA
- a CDS encoding sialate O-acetylesterase — MRFSHARFSDGMVLQAGMPNPVWGEADPGEQVTVRFAGQTKTTAAAPFTGRWEVTLDPLPASSSGRPLTVTGRDNEITLDDVLVGEVWLCSGQSNMVISPPTKTELDSYPLVRTFKTKRWGERPAGAAFWFGVELHEQLGVPIGILNEAVGGSNIRFWFGASIVGPAGDGLEDRLREKGRLYERKIEPLFPLAFRGVCWWQGEADDARPSQYAVALPALIKSWREDFGRPNLPFIFVQLPTGGGLKFGEFPAPLPIVQPIQLVAPRMRDAYLKALALPQTGMVITIDLPGGTHPREKELYGRRMGLVALGTVYGTISGNYSGPVFSHIQQEGNRLRIFFRPRTAIGLQAGGSSSLQGFAISNDGVTWVWAHATIQGSEVVVWHEAVPNPTMVRYAYDVFPRWANLFNGDGWAAAPFSSDVEPGPGETPAPTVTPTSTPTPSATPTPTGPPLPSVSPTRTGTPTNTMPPSPTLTRTRTPTITQTPTRTSTPTWTPTPTWTPTPTPTIPLACSHGAPIQGAILRVLRNAEPAGDEVLLVQGNAGSFFPGIVLDVATEGMLLQVADRNGNLVFSRQLPGGPNWTVRQTLGGFLFLYRDPSGTLAQGITKAKLISRDGTRVQFSVSGKESNFQIQQHQLPLRLAVVFGDQSAGAQGRCGTIDFGTDGTTTCTFSVLGNTVLCR; from the coding sequence GTGAGGTTCTCTCACGCCCGCTTCTCCGACGGGATGGTATTGCAAGCAGGGATGCCGAACCCGGTTTGGGGCGAGGCGGATCCGGGCGAGCAAGTAACGGTTCGGTTCGCTGGCCAGACGAAGACCACGGCCGCTGCTCCGTTTACTGGGCGGTGGGAAGTGACTCTCGATCCGCTGCCGGCTTCGAGTTCGGGGCGTCCCCTGACCGTGACCGGACGCGATAACGAGATCACTTTAGACGACGTACTCGTGGGCGAGGTGTGGCTGTGCAGTGGGCAGTCCAACATGGTGATCAGCCCGCCGACCAAGACCGAGCTCGACAGTTATCCATTGGTTCGCACGTTCAAGACGAAGCGTTGGGGCGAGCGTCCTGCTGGGGCAGCATTTTGGTTCGGCGTTGAGCTCCATGAGCAGCTCGGAGTTCCCATCGGAATTCTCAACGAGGCTGTGGGTGGCTCCAATATCCGCTTTTGGTTCGGTGCTTCCATCGTTGGCCCGGCTGGAGACGGCTTAGAGGATCGGCTGCGTGAAAAGGGCCGACTCTACGAACGTAAGATCGAGCCACTGTTCCCATTGGCTTTTCGCGGGGTGTGTTGGTGGCAAGGTGAGGCGGACGACGCACGGCCCAGCCAGTACGCCGTTGCGCTTCCCGCGCTTATCAAATCGTGGCGCGAGGATTTTGGTCGTCCAAACCTGCCATTCATCTTTGTCCAGTTGCCGACTGGTGGTGGTCTCAAGTTCGGTGAATTCCCGGCACCGCTTCCGATTGTTCAACCCATTCAGCTTGTCGCTCCGCGGATGCGCGACGCGTACCTCAAAGCCCTTGCCTTGCCGCAAACAGGAATGGTGATCACCATCGATCTTCCCGGTGGCACGCATCCGCGGGAAAAGGAGCTGTATGGGCGGCGGATGGGGTTGGTTGCCTTGGGGACGGTATACGGAACGATTAGCGGTAACTACTCCGGCCCGGTGTTTTCGCACATTCAGCAGGAGGGAAATCGACTGAGGATTTTCTTCCGGCCGCGGACTGCAATTGGACTGCAAGCTGGTGGGTCGAGCTCGCTGCAAGGGTTTGCAATCTCCAACGATGGGGTGACCTGGGTGTGGGCACACGCCACGATCCAAGGTTCGGAAGTCGTGGTGTGGCACGAAGCCGTCCCGAATCCCACGATGGTGCGGTATGCGTACGATGTGTTTCCGCGCTGGGCCAATCTTTTCAACGGCGACGGCTGGGCGGCCGCGCCGTTTTCATCGGACGTAGAACCGGGCCCGGGAGAGACCCCGGCACCCACAGTGACTCCGACGAGCACGCCGACGCCGTCCGCAACCCCCACACCGACAGGCCCGCCATTGCCCTCAGTTTCACCGACGCGCACTGGAACACCGACGAACACCATGCCTCCGTCACCAACCCTGACGCGCACGCGGACACCCACGATTACCCAGACGCCCACTCGAACATCAACCCCGACTTGGACCCCCACTCCGACTTGGACCCCCACTCCGACACCGACGATTCCGTTGGCATGCTCCCACGGAGCACCGATTCAGGGCGCCATTTTGCGGGTATTGCGTAATGCCGAGCCGGCAGGGGACGAGGTGCTCTTGGTGCAAGGAAATGCAGGAAGCTTCTTCCCGGGAATCGTCCTGGATGTCGCCACTGAAGGGATGCTGCTGCAAGTGGCCGATCGCAACGGCAACCTCGTCTTTAGCCGCCAGCTCCCAGGTGGCCCGAACTGGACCGTGCGTCAGACGCTGGGAGGTTTCTTGTTCTTGTATCGCGACCCGAGTGGTACGCTCGCCCAGGGAATCACGAAGGCGAAATTGATCAGCCGCGACGGCACCCGCGTCCAGTTCAGCGTCTCTGGCAAGGAGTCGAATTTCCAAATTCAACAGCACCAATTGCCCTTGCGACTGGCTGTGGTGTTCGGAGATCAAAGTGCCGGTGCCCAGGGGCGCTGCGGGACGATTGATTTCGGAACCGATGGTACGACCACCTGCACGTTCTCCGTACTGGGCAATACGGTGCTTTGCCGGTAA
- a CDS encoding MFS transporter, with protein sequence MKVSPAGGCRSQPAGRAVLFIVLLGLVSLCADVTYEGARSIIGPYLGSLGASALTVAVVAGGGELLGYVLRLWSGVLADRTQAYWLLTIAGYTVNVLSVPALALTGHWVPAAGLVLLERTGKALRTPARDAMLSFATARTGHGWGFGLHEVLDQFGATLGPLVVAGIVAAQSNYREAFAWLLLPAFAALAFLTLARILFPRPRELHVAPEAVVTTGLPPAFWVYVVGAACVAAGYADYPLVAYHFQQSGHVSAAWIATLYALAMAVDGVSALLFGWWFDRAGMRALLVAVGLSALAPVWLFSQTFAAAAAGVILWGIGIGAQESVLRAVVAHLTPHARRGSAFGVFNMVFGLAWFAGSGVLGFLYTHSLPALVFFATAMQLAALPLFWRAEQVHRHRRG encoded by the coding sequence ATGAAGGTTTCTCCGGCGGGCGGCTGTCGATCGCAACCGGCCGGTCGCGCCGTCTTGTTCATCGTGTTGTTGGGGTTGGTGAGCCTGTGCGCGGATGTCACGTACGAAGGTGCCCGTAGCATTATCGGCCCGTACCTCGGTTCGCTCGGTGCCAGTGCCCTCACGGTGGCGGTGGTGGCCGGCGGCGGAGAGTTGCTGGGCTATGTTTTGCGGCTGTGGTCCGGGGTACTCGCCGACCGCACCCAAGCATACTGGCTGCTTACCATCGCCGGTTATACCGTGAACGTACTGTCTGTCCCCGCGCTGGCGCTTACCGGACACTGGGTCCCTGCGGCTGGCCTGGTCTTGCTCGAGCGCACGGGCAAGGCCCTGCGCACGCCAGCGCGAGATGCGATGTTGTCGTTCGCAACCGCCCGCACGGGCCACGGTTGGGGGTTCGGTCTCCACGAAGTGCTGGACCAGTTCGGGGCTACCTTGGGCCCTCTGGTCGTAGCAGGGATCGTTGCCGCACAGTCGAACTATCGTGAGGCATTTGCCTGGCTGTTGCTCCCGGCTTTCGCGGCCCTCGCTTTCTTGACACTGGCTCGCATCCTGTTTCCGCGCCCGCGCGAACTGCACGTGGCGCCGGAAGCCGTGGTGACCACCGGCTTGCCACCCGCGTTTTGGGTGTACGTGGTCGGTGCTGCGTGTGTGGCAGCCGGGTACGCAGACTACCCGCTCGTTGCCTACCACTTCCAGCAGAGCGGCCATGTGAGCGCCGCGTGGATTGCCACCCTGTATGCGCTGGCCATGGCTGTCGACGGCGTTTCTGCCTTGCTGTTCGGGTGGTGGTTCGACCGAGCTGGGATGCGCGCTTTACTGGTGGCGGTTGGTCTCTCGGCCCTGGCTCCGGTGTGGCTGTTTTCCCAAACCTTTGCCGCCGCGGCCGCAGGCGTGATCCTGTGGGGGATCGGAATTGGGGCGCAGGAGTCCGTGTTGCGGGCTGTAGTGGCGCACCTCACCCCGCATGCGCGCCGTGGTAGTGCATTCGGCGTGTTTAACATGGTTTTCGGACTAGCCTGGTTTGCTGGCAGCGGGGTGCTTGGCTTTCTGTACACTCACTCGCTGCCCGCGCTGGTCTTCTTTGCCACGGCCATGCAACTGGCGGCGCTCCCCTTGTTTTGGCGGGCCGAGCAGGTGCATCGGCACCGTAGGGGCTGA